The Caldanaerovirga acetigignens genome contains the following window.
CGCTGTGAGGACGCGGAATGACATGAACAGAAACAACTTCTCCCACTTTTCTTGCTGCGGCTGCTCCGGCATCGGTAGCAGCTTTCGTAGCACCTACATCCCCGCGTACCATTACTGTCACAAGCCCTGACCCTATTTTTTCATAGCCGATTAGTTTTACATTCGCAGCTTTTACCATGGCGTCCGCCGCCTCGATTGCAGGAATTAAGCCTTTCGTTTCTACCATGCCCAATGCTTCACCATTCATTTAAAAAACACCTCCAAAAAAATATTTTTTTTTATTAAAATTCAATGTTCCAGCAAACCTTCCCTCTATATCCAATTGACCTGAACTTCTGTATTTTTTTGAATGGCACATTTCTGAATTAAAGACAACTGCAAAAAAGATAGTATTTTTTTAGCCTAATAAATGGACTGATTTGACTTTTGGGCATGTGGTTTTAGGTTTAGAAGAACTCCGATTTCATAAAATCACATCAAAGTTTTGCTAAACGAAAAGTCAATTTTTTTAAGAGGAATTATTCAACATTAATAAAATTATAAAACACATAAAAATTAAAAATTGGAGGGATGAAATAGTGGGCATAAAAATTCTAATTTCACCATCGCGGTATGTCCAAGGTCCCGGAGCTTTGAAATTTTTAGGCGAACAGATAAAACACCTAGGGGAAAAAGCTTTTGTAATCGGTGGGAAAACTGCCATATCTCAAACTCAAGAAATTATAAAGAAAAGCTTGGAAGACCAAAATATCTCCTTCAAATTCGAAACATTTAGAGGAGAATGCTGCGACAGCGAGATAAATCGCTTGAAGGAAATAGCCGTATCCGAAAAGTGCGATGTTGTCATTTCCGTAGGCGGCGGAAAGGTAATTGACACGGGTAAGGCAATTTCCGCACTTTTAAAGTTACCAATAGTCATTGTTCCTACTATTGCCGCTACTGATGCGCCCTGCAGCGCGCTCTCCGTAATATACACAGAAGACGGAGTATTCGACAGATACTTTATACTTGCGAAAAACCCCGATTTAGTTTTATTAGACACAGAGATAATCGCAAAAGCTCCTGCAAGATTTCTCGTATCCGGAATGGGCGACGCCCTTGCCACCTGGTTTGAAGCCAATTCATGTTACCAGTCAGCTTCGAAGAACATTCCCGGCGGGTACTCCACCGTCACAGCTTTGAAATTGGCAAGACTTTGCTACGAGCTTTTAATCGAATACGGCGAACAGGCAAAGATAGCCGTAGAAAAAGGAGTCGTAACTCCCGCAGTTGAAAAAATAATTGAAGCTAACACATTGCTTAGCGGTATAGGTTTTGAAAGCTCAGGACTTGCTGCCGCCCATTCAGTTCACGACGGCTTCACAATACTAGAGGAAACCCATAAAGTTTATCACGGAGAAAAAGTGGCCTTCGGCACTCTCGTCCATTTAGTTCTAGAAGACCATCCGTGGGCAGAAATAAAAGAGGTTTTGGATTTCTGCGTTAAAGTCGGCCTACCTGTCACTTTAAGTCAAATAGGAGTTGAAAATCCCACTCCAGAAAAGATTATGGAGGTAGCCAAAAAGACCTGCGAACCCGGTATGATGATCCACAATATGCCATTCCCGGTCACTCCTGAAATGGTATATAATGCAATATTTGCAGCAGACGCTTTAGGGACCAAGTACCTGAACGAAATATCTAAATAAGAGATGAAAAAGGCGAATAGCCAAGCTATAAGCTTGGCTATTCGCCTTCTATTATTATGCCAATATTTTTCCTATATTCCGTAGGAGTAATTCCTACCACCTTCTTGAAAACCTTACTGAAATAGTTTGGATCCTGATATCCCACCTTTTTAGCAACATCGGCCACTGAAAAGGAAGGGTTTGAAAGATATTTTTTGGCGGATTCTATCCTCACCCTCGTGAGATATTCGGCATAAGTACATCCTACTTCCTTTTTAAACAACCGACTGAAATACTCCGTATTTATGAATATCATTTTCGTAATTTCTTTTAATTTTAAATCTTTATCATAATTCTCAT
Protein-coding sequences here:
- the eutM gene encoding ethanolamine utilization microcompartment protein EutM — translated: MNGEALGMVETKGLIPAIEAADAMVKAANVKLIGYEKIGSGLVTVMVRGDVGATKAATDAGAAAARKVGEVVSVHVIPRPHSDVEKILPKAE
- a CDS encoding glycerol dehydrogenase, translated to MGIKILISPSRYVQGPGALKFLGEQIKHLGEKAFVIGGKTAISQTQEIIKKSLEDQNISFKFETFRGECCDSEINRLKEIAVSEKCDVVISVGGGKVIDTGKAISALLKLPIVIVPTIAATDAPCSALSVIYTEDGVFDRYFILAKNPDLVLLDTEIIAKAPARFLVSGMGDALATWFEANSCYQSASKNIPGGYSTVTALKLARLCYELLIEYGEQAKIAVEKGVVTPAVEKIIEANTLLSGIGFESSGLAAAHSVHDGFTILEETHKVYHGEKVAFGTLVHLVLEDHPWAEIKEVLDFCVKVGLPVTLSQIGVENPTPEKIMEVAKKTCEPGMMIHNMPFPVTPEMVYNAIFAADALGTKYLNEISK